One stretch of Prunus persica cultivar Lovell chromosome G1, Prunus_persica_NCBIv2, whole genome shotgun sequence DNA includes these proteins:
- the LOC18790644 gene encoding UPF0481 protein At3g47200 has product MEGINQAAAVDTENPYIPLETSMRQELGRLSPISSSCCIYRVPERFRRVNENAYTPQVVSIGPLHHGKKGLEAMEEHKKRYLQEFLCRTKVSLEDCIKKIRDREARLRSCYAETNGFSSDEFVRIILVDAAFIVELLLKHNGRTPIKENDAIFKKPKIILDLETDMQLLENQLPIFILEDLFYLQQGTLPSDSDDRLSTFVTDLSLKFFTSRMTLMRDADQESILDRLSSTKKVEHFLDLILRSLCQSEVELIPLGCQSEVELIPLGYVTTTTRVKTSVTPSLTPSVTELYQAGVEFKVGSMKNLFDIRFTNGICEIPKIRVDDDTEISLRNLLAFEQCHYMHNHICDYMTIMDGFVNNAIDVDLLVERGIIENILGDRKELSALFNNLGLGICSDENFTFASLCEDLNRYYSSKRHKMMANLRHNYFNTPWRTLSVIAAVVLLILTLIQTVCSIISVA; this is encoded by the coding sequence ATGGAAGGAATCAATCAAGCTGCTGCAGTTGATACAGAGAACCCATACATTCCATTAGAAACTTCCATGAGACAGGAATTGGGTAGGTTATCTCCTATATCCTCTTCATGTTGTATTTACAGAGTTCCAGAGCGATTCAGACGTGTAAATGAAAACGCATACACACCTCAGGTAGTCTCTATAGGTCCACTCCACCATGGCAAGAAAGGGTTAGAAGCCATGGAAGAGCATAAAAAGAGGTACCTACAGGAATTTCTATGTCGGACCAAAGTAAGCTTGGAGGATTGCATAAAGAAAATTAGAGACCGAGAAGCAAGATTAAGAAGTTGTTATGCAGAAACCAATGGATTTAGCAGTGATGAATTTGTAAGAATCATTCTAGTAGATGCCGCATTCATCGTAGAGCTCTTGTTGAAACACAATGGCAGGACAccgataaaagaaaatgacgcCATATTTAAGAAACCAAAGATTATTCTGGATCTAGAGACTGACATGCAATTGCTTGAGAATCAACTACCAATCTTCATTCTCGAGGATCTTTTTTACCTACAACAAGGTACACTCCCTTCTGATTCTGACGACAGGCTTTCAACATTTGTAACTGATCTTTCTCTCAAATTCTTCACTTCGAGAATGACTCTGATGAGAGATGCAGATCAAGAGTCCATTTTAGACAGACTAAGTTCTACAAAAAAAGTAGAACATTTTTTGGATCTTATTTTAAGATCGTTATGCCAATCAGAAGTTGAATTAATACCATTAGGATGCCAATCAGAAGTTGAATTAATACCATTAGGTTATGTAACTACAACAACTCGCGTAAAAACTAGCGTAACACCTAGCCTAACACCTAGCGTGACAGAGCTATACCAGGCAGGAGTGGAGTTTAAGGTGGGATCAATGAAAAACTTATTTGACATACGATTCACTAATGGGATTTGCGAAATTCCAAAGATCCGAGTAGACGATGACACAGAGATCTCACTTAGAAATCTTCTTGCCTTTGAGCAGTGTCATTACATGCACAATCATATATGTGATTATATGACCATCATGGATGGTTTTGTGAACAACGCAATTGATGTGGATTTGCTTGTTGAGCGTGGAATTATTGAAAATATTCTAGGTGACAGGAAAGAGTTGTCTGCTCTATTTAACAACCTTGGCCTTGGGATTTGTTCTGACGAAAACTTCACATTTGCTAGTCTTTGTGAAGACCTGAACAGGTACTACAGTTCGAAAAGGCACAAAATGATGGCAAATTTGAGACACAATTATTTCAACACACCTTGGCGAACTCTCTCTGTCATTGCTGCTGTTGTTCTCCTCATACTCACTCTTATCCAAACTGTGTGTTCTATTATCTCTGTTGCTTGA
- the LOC18790790 gene encoding uncharacterized protein LOC18790790 produces the protein MATPPSSSAPSSKSSKGWISNISSIAARVYFFLIILQIPLFRVPCRSGMCTTPLHVTSSQLIASEIFPIPVVKALLFPGAVANGLVRNMTVPSWNNVLDIYNLTNAKESPAVTDLQRLEVLAGSYFAVAGALVGLLKRGRMSMFGTLLMLWGLIKEGILGKPMNTDPTKAVFVYPTMLIAVIAAFSSVKYDVKKVVRSAPARPIAKPLLRSSKSKLK, from the exons ATGGCAACTCCGCCATCATCATCAGCACCATCGTCAAAATCGTCAAAGGGATGGATAAGCAACATCTCTTCAATAGCCGCTCGCGTCTACTTCTTCCTAATCATTCTCCAGATCCCGCTTTTCAG AGTTCCATGCAGATCTGGCATGTGTACCACACCATTGCATGTCACTTCTTCTCAATTGATTGCAAGTGAAATCTTTCCTATTCCTGTGGTAAAAGCCCTTCTCTTCCCTGGAGCTGTTGCAAATGGACTTGTAAGGAACATGACTGTTCCAAGCTGGAATAACGTATTAGACATCTATAACTTGACCAATGCAAAGGAATCCCCTGCAGTTACTGACCTTCAGCGCTTAGAG GTTCTAGCGGGAAGCTACTTTGCTGTGGCCGGAGCCCTGGTGGGTCTTCTAAAACGAGGGAGGATGAGCATGTTTGGGACACTTCTAATGCTTTGGGGCCTCATCAAAGAAGGGATCCTCGGAAAGCCTATGAACACAGATCCTACGAAAGCTGTGTTTGTCTACCCAACTATGCTCATTGCCGTAATCGCTGCCTTCTCATCTGTAAAGTACGATGTGAAGAAGGTTGTTAGAAGTGCACCTGCTAGGCCCATTGCAAAGCCTCTTCTGAGGTCTTCAAAATCTAAGCTCAAATGA
- the LOC18789844 gene encoding protein OVEREXPRESSOR OF CATIONIC PEROXIDASE 3: MAFASALNTPKGLHCLTLPSSRNERPPTNLILPRQFPARFSSTLAFARRRNQRTEVASSKPKINKKSLAKKEVKDEEEEDVDEDAIDALFRLLEEDLKNDDESLDDEDLTEEELAKLEQEVAEALGIVDDEEDEDEDEEDDDDDDEDDKDDDDDVVIEIDAQEEEVDDDDDDEEEEEEEEEESPVKLKTWQLRRLAAALKVGRRKTSIKILAAELCLDRPVVLELLRNPPPSLLMMCAALPDEPAPTISVSQTMPVETVVEATVETVVETTTESSEVETTVNKPIHVMQQKFSAQKRLKKAHVETLESVYRKTKRPTNAMISSIVHVTNLPRKRVVKWFEDKRSEDGVTDSRLPYRRPAPNTA; the protein is encoded by the exons ATGGCTTTTGCTTCTGCGCTTAACACTCCCAAGGGGCTTCACTGTTTAACGTTGCCGTCTTCCCGCAACGAACGGCCACCCACTAATCTGATACTGCCACGTCAATTTCCGGCTCGGTTCTCGTCGACACTGGCCTTTGCCCGCCGTCGAAACCAACGCACTGAAGTGGCGTCGTCTAAGCCGAAGATAAATAAG AAAAGCTTGGCGAAAAAGGAAGTGAAggacgaggaggaggaggatgtggATGAGGATGCTATAGATGCACTGTTTAGGCTGCTGGAGGAAGACCTTAAAAACGACGACGAATCGTTAGACGACGAAGATTTAACAGAAGAAGAGCTTGCTAAGCTCGAACAAGAAGTAGCAGAGGCACTGGGGATTGTTGATGATGAGGAGGACGAGGATGAGGAcgaggaagatgatgatgatgatgacgaggACGacaaagatgatgatgatgacgttGTTATTGAGATCGAtgctcaagaagaagaagtagatgatgatgacgatgatgaagaggaggaggaggaggaggaagaggaaagcCCTGTGAAGCTTAAGACTTGGCAGCTTCGGAGATTGGCTGCTGCTTTAAAAGTTGGTCGCCGCAAAACCAGC ATAAAAATTCTTGCAGCTGAGCTTTGTCTCGACAGGCCAGTTGTTCTCGAATTGCTTCGCAACCCCCCTCCAAGTCTTTTGATGATGTGTGCTGCTTTACCTGATGAACCAGCTCCAACAATATCTGTGTCCCAAACGATGCCTGTAGAAACTGTTGTGGAAGCAACTGTAGAAACTGTGGTGGAAACAACTACAGAGTCTTCGGAGGTTGAAACTACAGTGAACAAACCTATTCATGTTATGCAACAAAAGTTTTCTGCTCAAAAAAGACTGAAGAAAGCGCATGTTGAAACCCTTGAAAGTGTTTATAGAAAAACAAAGCGGCCCACT AATGCAATGATCAGCAGCATAGTGCATGTGACAAACCTGCCCCGCAAAAGAGTTGTGAAATGGTTTGAAGACAAACGTTCTGAGGATGGTGTTACTGACTCTCGACTTCCATATCGACGGCCTGCCCCTAATACTGCCTAG